A genomic region of Trifolium pratense cultivar HEN17-A07 linkage group LG3, ARS_RC_1.1, whole genome shotgun sequence contains the following coding sequences:
- the LOC123913144 gene encoding uncharacterized protein LOC123913144 isoform X1 — protein MDTSLSFSRLLSSSTTTSLLSPKTKTLSSNFTLPLKLNRFNPKPLRFSTSSKISATISVGDKLPESTFSYLDPAGEVQTITVSDLTKGKKAVLFAVPGAFTPTCSQKHCQLIMCDCSSLIGCFRFVFQKLCARKLILIMGILCGFVSSNWAESVIQFDFEMATQFDMLCDVLPGHNSWKFKVRVLRMWAISSFMKPNELNSMEMVLIDEKGGKIHALIRKELVYLFQNKLKEGEVYKLSNFDVVPVVGFYRTTLHPYKLIFRSNTKVQNFASSDIPILGFSFTDLAEVASYSVNYDYLIGNFDLKNLTNFVIFID, from the exons ATGGAtacatctctctctttctctagaCTCCTCTCTTCTTCCACCACCACATCACTCTTATctcccaaaaccaaaaccctctcttccaattttaccctcccCCTCAAACTCAACCGTTTCAACCCAAAACCTCTCCGATTTTCCACTTCATCCAAAATCTCCGCCACCATCTCCGTCGGCGACAAACTTCCCGAATCCACCTTCTCATACCTCGACCCCGCCGGCGAAGTCCAAACCATAACAGTTTCCGACCTAACAAAAGGCAAAAAAGCCGTTCTCTTCGCCGTTCCAGGAGCTTTCACACCAACATGCTCACAGAAACACTGCCAGCTTATCATGTGCGATTGTTCCAGCTTAATAGGGTGTTTTAGATTCGTTTTTCAAAAGCTTTGCGCGCGTAAATTGATTCTGATTATGGGAATACTATGCGGCTTTGTTTCTAGCAATTGG GCTGAATCAGTCATCCAATTCGATTTCGAAATGGCAACCCAATTTGACATGTTGTGCGATGTTCTTCCTGGGCATAATTCATGGAAGTTCAAAGTTCGTGTCCTCCGTATGTGggcaatttcttcttttatgaAGCCTAATGAGTTGAACTCTATGGAAATGGTGCTGATAGATGAGAAG GGAGGTAAGATTCATGCCTTGATAAGGAAAGAATTGGTTTACCTATTCCAGAATAAATTAAAGGAAGGGGAAGTTTATAAGCTATCAAACTTTGATGTTGTTCCAGTCGTTGGATTTTATCGTACAACTCTACATCCTTACAAATTGATTTTTCGATCGAATACCAAAGTTCAGAATTTTGCGAGTTCTGATATTCCTATTTTGGGATTTTCTTTCACCGATCTTGCTGAAGTGGCTAGCTACTCTGTTAACTATGATTACCTAATAGGtaattttgatttgaagaaccttacaaattttgtaattttcatCGATTAA
- the LOC123913144 gene encoding replication factor A protein 1-like isoform X2 — MATQFDMLCDVLPGHNSWKFKVRVLRMWAISSFMKPNELNSMEMVLIDEKGGKIHALIRKELVYLFQNKLKEGEVYKLSNFDVVPVVGFYRTTLHPYKLIFRSNTKVQNFASSDIPILGFSFTDLAEVASYSVNYDYLIGNFDLKNLTNFVIFID, encoded by the exons ATGGCAACCCAATTTGACATGTTGTGCGATGTTCTTCCTGGGCATAATTCATGGAAGTTCAAAGTTCGTGTCCTCCGTATGTGggcaatttcttcttttatgaAGCCTAATGAGTTGAACTCTATGGAAATGGTGCTGATAGATGAGAAG GGAGGTAAGATTCATGCCTTGATAAGGAAAGAATTGGTTTACCTATTCCAGAATAAATTAAAGGAAGGGGAAGTTTATAAGCTATCAAACTTTGATGTTGTTCCAGTCGTTGGATTTTATCGTACAACTCTACATCCTTACAAATTGATTTTTCGATCGAATACCAAAGTTCAGAATTTTGCGAGTTCTGATATTCCTATTTTGGGATTTTCTTTCACCGATCTTGCTGAAGTGGCTAGCTACTCTGTTAACTATGATTACCTAATAGGtaattttgatttgaagaaccttacaaattttgtaattttcatCGATTAA